Proteins encoded in a region of the Streptomyces sp. NBC_00310 genome:
- a CDS encoding PadR family transcriptional regulator produces MRLPLLALLARGPAHGYELKQDLEQLLGAAYPQPNVGQIYVTLGRLEKSGLIEGEEVEQASRPNKKIYHLTDAGREALRAWYEETADEPRVRDEFFMKLALAEQTGLADRIALINRQRRHYLNTMRNLSKLSTAENRDNRISRLLIEGAMLHLQADLDWLERCQEELEEPK; encoded by the coding sequence GTGCGCCTGCCCCTCCTGGCCTTGCTGGCGCGCGGCCCGGCCCACGGCTACGAGCTCAAGCAGGACCTTGAGCAACTACTGGGTGCCGCGTACCCTCAGCCGAACGTCGGCCAGATCTACGTGACCCTCGGCCGCCTCGAGAAGTCGGGACTGATCGAGGGGGAGGAGGTCGAGCAGGCGAGCCGGCCGAACAAGAAGATCTACCACCTCACCGATGCCGGGCGGGAGGCGCTGCGCGCCTGGTACGAGGAGACGGCGGACGAGCCGCGGGTGCGGGACGAGTTCTTCATGAAGCTCGCGCTCGCCGAGCAGACCGGTCTCGCCGACAGAATCGCCCTGATCAACAGACAACGGCGCCACTACCTGAACACCATGCGCAACCTGTCGAAGCTCTCCACGGCCGAGAACCGGGACAACCGCATCTCCCGGCTGCTGATCGAGGGCGCCATGCTGCACCTCCAGGCCGACCTGGACTGGCTGGAGCGCTGCCAGGAGGAACTGGAGGAGCCGAAGTGA
- a CDS encoding ABC transporter substrate-binding protein translates to MRWIRAAGRGLLVLAVVLAGYGASGAQATGGPEGRGPLTLATAGDLTGYLGPLLEGWNRAHPGEKVTLVELPDSADETRAQMITDLRAGERGRFDVLNIDVTWTSEFAAADWIRPLPRNRFPLSSFLQPVVDTATYDGQLYAVPYVTNAGLLFYRKDILAKEGVPPPRTWAELERYAKTIAPRHGLDGYAGQFLPYEGLTVNAAEAVYSAGGTILGDEGQRVTVGSAAREGIGFLARGARDGWIPKEALEYKEEESRQAFQDGRLLFLRNWPYAYVGASAKGSAVAGKIGAAPLPGPDGPGTSVLGGSNLAVNAHAEHPDTAARLISYLTGERVQRQVLTRGALPPVRADLYQDPELVREFPYLPTLRASVLKAAPRPKSPRYDQVSMVVQAVVHDAMAGHSTPEAAVRRLARELADISRRG, encoded by the coding sequence ATGCGGTGGATACGCGCCGCCGGTAGGGGCCTCCTCGTCCTCGCGGTCGTTCTGGCCGGTTATGGCGCGTCCGGGGCACAGGCCACCGGCGGACCCGAGGGCCGCGGGCCGCTGACCCTCGCCACCGCGGGCGACCTCACCGGCTACCTCGGCCCGCTCCTCGAGGGCTGGAACCGCGCTCACCCCGGTGAGAAGGTCACCCTCGTCGAACTGCCGGACTCCGCCGACGAGACCCGCGCCCAGATGATCACCGACCTGCGTGCGGGCGAACGCGGCCGCTTCGACGTCCTCAACATCGACGTCACCTGGACCTCGGAGTTCGCCGCCGCCGACTGGATCCGCCCGCTGCCCCGCAACCGCTTTCCCCTGAGCAGCTTCCTCCAGCCGGTCGTGGACACCGCGACGTACGACGGACAGCTGTACGCCGTCCCGTACGTCACCAACGCCGGCCTGCTCTTCTATCGCAAGGACATCCTTGCCAAGGAGGGCGTCCCACCGCCCCGCACCTGGGCCGAGCTGGAGCGTTACGCGAAGACCATCGCGCCCAGGCACGGCCTCGACGGCTACGCGGGCCAGTTCCTGCCCTACGAGGGCCTCACCGTCAACGCGGCCGAGGCCGTGTACTCGGCGGGCGGCACGATCCTCGGCGACGAGGGCCAACGCGTCACCGTCGGCTCGGCGGCGCGCGAGGGCATCGGGTTCCTCGCCCGCGGTGCACGCGACGGCTGGATCCCCAAGGAGGCTCTGGAGTACAAGGAGGAGGAGTCCAGGCAGGCCTTCCAGGACGGCCGGCTGCTCTTCCTGCGCAACTGGCCCTACGCGTACGTCGGCGCCTCCGCCAAGGGCTCCGCGGTCGCCGGGAAGATCGGCGCCGCACCGCTGCCGGGTCCGGACGGGCCCGGAACCAGCGTGCTCGGCGGCTCCAACCTGGCCGTCAACGCGCACGCCGAACACCCCGACACCGCCGCACGCCTGATCTCGTATCTCACGGGCGAGCGCGTCCAGCGCCAGGTCCTCACCCGGGGTGCGCTGCCTCCCGTGCGCGCGGATCTGTACCAGGACCCGGAACTGGTGCGGGAGTTCCCGTACCTGCCGACTCTGCGCGCGAGCGTCCTCAAGGCCGCACCGCGCCCGAAGAGCCCGCGCTACGACCAGGTCAGCATGGTGGTGCAGGCGGTGGTCCACGACGCGATGGCCGGGCACTCGACGCCGGAGGCGGCGGTGCGTCGGCTGGCGCGGGAGCTGGCCGACATCTCTCGCCGCGGCTGA
- a CDS encoding glycoside hydrolase family 13 protein: MHNSQLAQTGQRVSSKHIDTHRWWRDAVIYQVYVRSFLDSTGDGVGDLAGVRAGLPYLKKLGVDGIWLSPFFPSPQHDHGYDVADYRDVDPLFGDLAEFDLLMSAARRLGVKVLLDIVPNHCSSEHPWFREALASAPGSAARARFHFADGRGPDGAEPPNNWHAMFGGSAWSRVTDADGRPGQWYLHMFTPEQPDWNWRDPEVGAYFDRVLRFWLDRGVDGFRIDVAAGLFKHPELPDSPDPEIDARTRDSVNPLAWNQPEVHEVWRHWRAVCEEYTAHDGRERLLVGEVSVPTARDHAKYVRPDELHQAFFFDLLSASWDADAFRKVISEAMQDIAGTGSTVTWVLNNHDQVRTVTRYGEPAVEGSGLGAARARAAALLMLALPGAAYIYQGEELGLPEVVDLPDDVLTDPIFRRTGSRARIRDGCRVPLPWSGHASPFGFTSGVEGAKPWLPQPEYFAEYATDRALADTRSFWHLYRDGLQLRAALPQLGEGTLRWLDTQPGVLGFVRGDGLVCAVNFGTAPAPAPVSGTPLLSSGPCPAGVLPGSTAAWWIGDDTDS; the protein is encoded by the coding sequence ATGCATAACAGTCAGCTCGCACAGACAGGCCAACGGGTGAGCTCCAAGCACATCGACACACATCGCTGGTGGCGTGACGCGGTGATCTACCAGGTGTACGTCCGCAGCTTTCTGGACAGCACCGGTGACGGCGTCGGCGATCTCGCCGGAGTCCGGGCCGGACTGCCGTACCTGAAGAAGCTGGGCGTCGACGGGATCTGGCTGAGTCCGTTCTTCCCCTCCCCGCAGCACGACCACGGCTACGACGTCGCCGACTACCGCGACGTCGACCCGCTCTTCGGCGACCTCGCCGAGTTCGACCTGCTGATGTCGGCCGCCCGTCGGCTGGGCGTCAAGGTGCTGCTCGACATCGTTCCCAACCACTGCTCCAGCGAGCACCCCTGGTTCCGCGAGGCGCTGGCCTCCGCGCCGGGGAGCGCGGCACGGGCCCGCTTCCACTTCGCCGACGGGCGGGGACCGGACGGGGCCGAGCCGCCCAACAACTGGCACGCCATGTTCGGCGGCTCCGCCTGGTCCCGCGTCACGGACGCGGACGGCCGTCCGGGCCAGTGGTACCTGCACATGTTCACGCCCGAGCAGCCCGACTGGAACTGGCGCGACCCCGAGGTCGGCGCGTACTTCGACCGTGTCCTGCGCTTCTGGCTCGACCGGGGTGTGGACGGCTTCCGTATCGATGTCGCCGCCGGCCTGTTCAAGCATCCCGAGCTGCCCGACTCGCCGGACCCCGAGATCGACGCCCGTACCCGCGACTCGGTCAACCCGCTCGCCTGGAACCAGCCCGAGGTGCACGAGGTGTGGCGGCACTGGCGGGCGGTGTGCGAGGAGTACACGGCACACGACGGCCGCGAGCGGCTCCTGGTCGGTGAGGTCTCGGTCCCGACGGCACGCGACCACGCCAAGTACGTACGCCCCGACGAACTGCACCAGGCCTTCTTCTTCGACCTGTTGAGCGCCTCCTGGGACGCCGACGCCTTCCGCAAGGTCATCTCCGAGGCCATGCAGGACATCGCGGGAACGGGCTCCACCGTCACCTGGGTCCTCAACAACCACGACCAGGTCCGCACGGTCACCCGCTATGGCGAGCCCGCCGTCGAGGGCAGCGGCCTCGGCGCCGCCCGCGCCCGCGCCGCCGCCCTGCTCATGCTGGCGCTGCCCGGGGCCGCGTACATCTACCAGGGCGAGGAGCTGGGCCTGCCCGAGGTCGTCGACCTGCCCGACGACGTGCTCACCGACCCGATCTTCCGCCGCACCGGCAGCCGCGCCCGCATCCGCGACGGCTGCCGGGTACCGCTGCCGTGGTCCGGGCACGCCTCGCCGTTCGGCTTCACCTCCGGCGTCGAGGGCGCCAAACCCTGGCTGCCGCAGCCCGAGTACTTCGCCGAGTACGCCACCGACCGCGCGCTCGCCGACACCCGCTCCTTCTGGCACCTGTACCGCGACGGCCTCCAGCTGCGGGCCGCGCTGCCCCAGCTCGGCGAGGGCACGCTGCGCTGGCTGGACACCCAGCCCGGTGTCCTCGGCTTCGTCCGCGGCGACGGCCTGGTCTGCGCCGTCAACTTCGGTACGGCGCCCGCCCCGGCGCCCGTCTCCGGCACCCCCTTGCTGTCCAGCGGCCCCTGCCCGGCCGGGGTGCTCCCCGGCTCCACGGCCGCCTGGTGGATCGGCGACGACACCGATTCCTGA
- a CDS encoding ABC transporter substrate-binding protein, translated as MMRRRTPLLTSCTALALALGATACGGGGPVAAGGGDKALSGQTVSVAGVWSGSEQKNFQKVLEAFTEKTGAKTQFVSTGDNVSTVVGSKIEGGNAPDVVMVPQVGVLQQFAGNGWLKPLSPATRKSVDANYASVWKDYGSVDGTLYGLYFKAAHKSTVWYSPDALDQAGVEPPKTYDEMLKAGRTVSDSGLAAFSVAGQDGWTLTDWFENVYLSQAGPEKYDALAAHKLKWTDQSVVDALTTLGELFKDKQLLAGGQNGALNTDFPGSVEKVFGPKPEAGMVYEGDFVAGVAKDQFGRKIGEDANFFPFPPVGGGAAPVVSGGDAAVVLKDGKNTKAGMALLEYLATPEAAAVWAETGGFLSPNKELDPATYGDDVTRTTAKSLIAAGDSVRFDMSDQAPAAFGGTKGAGEWKILQDFLRDPSDPKGTAAQLETAAAKAYKG; from the coding sequence ATGATGCGACGACGTACCCCCCTGCTCACGAGCTGCACCGCCCTCGCCCTGGCGCTCGGCGCGACCGCCTGCGGTGGCGGTGGCCCCGTCGCCGCGGGCGGCGGCGACAAGGCGCTCAGCGGTCAGACCGTCTCCGTGGCCGGCGTCTGGTCCGGCAGCGAGCAGAAGAACTTCCAGAAGGTGCTGGAGGCCTTCACCGAGAAGACCGGCGCCAAGACCCAGTTCGTGTCCACCGGCGACAACGTCTCCACCGTCGTCGGCAGCAAGATCGAGGGCGGCAACGCCCCCGACGTGGTGATGGTCCCGCAGGTCGGCGTGCTCCAGCAGTTCGCCGGGAACGGGTGGCTCAAGCCGCTGTCCCCCGCCACCCGGAAGTCCGTCGACGCCAACTACGCGAGCGTGTGGAAGGACTACGGCAGCGTCGACGGCACCCTCTACGGCCTGTACTTCAAGGCCGCCCACAAGTCGACCGTCTGGTACAGCCCCGACGCCCTCGACCAGGCCGGCGTCGAGCCGCCGAAGACGTACGACGAGATGCTGAAGGCCGGGCGGACCGTCTCCGACTCGGGCCTCGCCGCCTTCTCCGTCGCGGGCCAGGACGGCTGGACGCTCACCGACTGGTTCGAGAACGTCTACCTCTCCCAGGCCGGCCCCGAGAAGTACGACGCCCTCGCCGCCCACAAGCTGAAGTGGACCGACCAGAGCGTGGTCGACGCGCTCACCACGCTCGGCGAGCTCTTCAAGGACAAGCAGCTCCTGGCGGGCGGACAGAACGGCGCCCTCAACACCGACTTCCCGGGCTCCGTCGAGAAGGTCTTCGGGCCCAAGCCCGAGGCAGGCATGGTCTACGAGGGCGACTTCGTCGCCGGTGTGGCCAAGGACCAGTTCGGCCGGAAGATCGGCGAGGACGCGAACTTCTTCCCGTTCCCGCCCGTCGGCGGTGGCGCGGCACCCGTGGTCAGCGGCGGCGACGCGGCCGTCGTCCTCAAGGACGGCAAGAACACCAAGGCGGGCATGGCCCTCCTGGAGTACCTGGCGACCCCGGAGGCCGCCGCGGTGTGGGCGGAGACGGGCGGCTTCCTGTCCCCGAACAAGGAGCTCGACCCCGCCACCTACGGAGACGACGTCACCCGGACGACCGCCAAGTCCCTCATAGCCGCCGGGGACTCCGTCCGCTTCGACATGTCCGACCAGGCCCCGGCCGCGTTCGGCGGCACCAAGGGCGCGGGCGAGTGGAAGATCCTCCAGGACTTCCTGCGCGACCCGTCCGACCCGAAGGGGACCGCGGCACAGCTGGAGACCGCCGCGGCCAAGGCCTACAAGGGCTGA
- a CDS encoding ABC transporter permease subunit encodes MTATLTKAGGPPAAASAAHQRRARRRGRTIALLFVLPALLLLGALVLYPVLFSVGRSFFDASGTRFVGGDNYSEMFRDPATLKAVRNTTIWVVVAPALLTGLGLVLAVLVEKIRWATAFKLLLFMPMAVSFLAAGIIFRLAYDEDPDKGVLNAAAVGIHDAFQGTSSYPTARARDGQGLTAGDNGSYRTSTPVSPGDTVSLGLVGVAPKNLKGAEPALGPAARKAAPDELRGVVYLDFTPGGGGKQGAVDRRESGLPEMKVEAVRDGKTVASTTTAADGSFRFPGLEAGSYTVTLPGSNFAPPYDGVSWLGPTLVTPAIIGAYLWIWTGFAMVLIGAGLSTLPRDTLEAARMDGANEWQVFRRITVPLLAPVLTVVFVTLVINVMKVFDLVYIIAPGPVQEDATVLATQMWLVSFGGGNDQGLGSALGVLLLLLVVPAMVFNVRRFRGSQR; translated from the coding sequence ATGACCGCCACGCTCACGAAGGCGGGCGGTCCTCCCGCCGCCGCAAGCGCCGCTCACCAGCGGCGCGCCCGGCGGCGGGGGAGGACCATCGCCCTGCTCTTCGTCCTCCCCGCGCTGCTCCTGCTCGGCGCCCTCGTCCTCTACCCGGTGCTCTTCTCGGTCGGCCGCAGCTTCTTCGACGCCTCCGGGACACGGTTCGTGGGCGGTGACAACTACTCCGAGATGTTCCGCGACCCCGCCACCCTCAAGGCCGTCCGCAACACCACCATCTGGGTCGTCGTGGCCCCCGCCCTGCTCACGGGGCTGGGACTCGTCCTCGCCGTGCTCGTCGAGAAGATCCGGTGGGCCACCGCGTTCAAGCTGCTGCTCTTCATGCCGATGGCCGTCTCCTTCCTGGCCGCCGGCATCATCTTCCGGCTCGCCTACGACGAGGACCCCGACAAGGGCGTCCTCAACGCGGCGGCGGTCGGCATCCACGACGCCTTCCAGGGCACCTCCTCGTACCCGACGGCCCGCGCCCGTGACGGCCAGGGCCTCACCGCCGGCGACAACGGCTCGTACCGTACGAGCACACCCGTGTCACCGGGCGACACGGTCTCCCTCGGCCTGGTGGGCGTCGCGCCCAAGAACCTCAAGGGCGCGGAACCCGCCCTCGGGCCGGCCGCCCGCAAGGCAGCCCCCGACGAACTGCGCGGGGTCGTCTACCTGGACTTCACGCCCGGTGGCGGAGGGAAGCAGGGCGCGGTCGACCGCCGGGAGAGCGGCCTGCCGGAGATGAAGGTCGAGGCGGTGCGCGACGGGAAGACGGTCGCGAGCACCACCACAGCGGCCGACGGCTCCTTCCGCTTCCCGGGCCTGGAGGCCGGCTCGTACACCGTCACGCTTCCCGGCTCGAACTTCGCGCCGCCCTACGACGGCGTCTCCTGGCTCGGCCCGACGCTCGTCACCCCGGCGATCATCGGCGCCTACCTGTGGATCTGGACCGGCTTCGCGATGGTGCTGATCGGCGCGGGCCTGTCGACGCTGCCGCGCGACACCCTGGAGGCGGCGCGCATGGACGGCGCCAACGAGTGGCAGGTGTTCCGCCGGATCACCGTGCCCCTGCTGGCCCCCGTACTGACCGTGGTCTTCGTGACCCTCGTCATCAACGTGATGAAGGTCTTCGACCTCGTCTACATCATCGCGCCAGGCCCCGTGCAGGAGGACGCCACCGTGCTGGCCACCCAGATGTGGCTGGTGTCCTTCGGCGGCGGCAACGACCAGGGACTCGGCAGCGCCCTCGGCGTACTGCTCCTGCTGCTCGTCGTCCCCGCCATGGTCTTCAACGTCCGCCGCTTCCGAGGGAGTCAGCGATGA
- a CDS encoding carbohydrate ABC transporter permease, with product MNVNALRRALGSGLVQAFLVLVGLIWLTPLAGLLLSSLRSTEDTATGGWWTALTSPGQLSFDNYTALLGNAGITQAFWNTVLISVPTTVLVVVIAALAGYAFAWLDFPGRDPLFLLVVALLVVPVQIGLLPVAKLFGQLGLFGTIPGVVLFHVSYGLPFAIFLLRNYFAEIPREMLEAARMDGGGEWRIFTRLVLPVGRPAIASLAIFQFLWVWNDMLVALLFADSSAQPLTVELQSQIRQFGSNIDVLAPGAFLSLIVPVVVFFAFQRHFVQGVMAGSVK from the coding sequence ATGAACGTCAACGCGCTCAGGCGGGCGCTCGGCAGCGGTCTCGTCCAGGCCTTCCTCGTACTCGTCGGGCTGATCTGGCTCACCCCGCTCGCCGGACTGCTCCTGTCGTCCCTGCGGTCCACCGAGGACACGGCCACCGGCGGCTGGTGGACGGCCCTCACCAGTCCCGGCCAGCTGTCCTTCGACAACTACACGGCGCTGCTGGGGAACGCCGGCATCACCCAGGCGTTCTGGAACACCGTGCTGATCTCGGTGCCCACGACCGTGCTCGTCGTCGTCATCGCCGCGCTCGCCGGATACGCCTTCGCCTGGCTGGACTTCCCCGGCCGTGACCCGCTCTTCCTGCTTGTGGTCGCCCTGTTGGTGGTGCCGGTGCAGATCGGCCTGTTGCCGGTGGCCAAACTCTTCGGCCAGCTGGGGCTGTTCGGCACGATCCCGGGCGTCGTCCTCTTCCATGTCTCGTACGGACTGCCGTTCGCGATCTTCCTGCTGCGGAACTACTTCGCGGAGATACCGAGGGAGATGCTGGAGGCGGCCCGCATGGACGGGGGCGGCGAGTGGCGCATCTTCACACGGCTCGTCCTGCCGGTCGGGCGGCCCGCCATCGCGAGCCTCGCCATCTTCCAGTTCCTGTGGGTGTGGAACGACATGCTGGTGGCGCTGCTGTTCGCCGACAGCTCGGCACAGCCCCTCACGGTGGAACTGCAGTCGCAGATACGGCAGTTCGGCAGCAACATCGACGTACTGGCGCCGGGTGCGTTCCTGTCGCTGATCGTGCCGGTGGTCGTGTTCTTCGCGTTCCAGCGGCACTTCGTGCAGGGGGTCATGGCGGGATCCGTGAAGTAG
- a CDS encoding SGNH/GDSL hydrolase family protein, translating into MTAPHPYTRYVAIGDSLTEGLGDPDPAGGHRGWADRLAEVLAGHQPSLAYANLAVRGKTAARIRAEQLGPALELKPDLVTVMAGMNDLVRSGFDAASVIADIEEMFARLTASGARVATVTFPDLGKVSPLARRVLPRILDLNARLCETAERHGVTVLDVFAHPVTTDPRLWADDRLHASPLGHARIASGMAHTLGLPGHDTWAEALPPRPRVPALRAVGAEVRWAVDFLGPWLWRRLRGRSSGDGCSAKRPEPGPVKLQDAA; encoded by the coding sequence ATGACCGCTCCGCACCCCTACACGCGCTACGTGGCGATCGGCGACAGCCTGACGGAAGGCCTCGGCGACCCCGACCCCGCGGGCGGGCACAGAGGCTGGGCCGACCGGCTTGCCGAAGTCCTGGCCGGGCACCAGCCGAGTCTCGCGTACGCCAACCTCGCCGTACGCGGCAAGACGGCCGCCCGGATCAGGGCCGAACAGCTCGGACCGGCACTGGAGTTGAAGCCGGACCTCGTGACGGTCATGGCCGGTATGAACGACCTGGTGCGCTCCGGGTTCGACGCCGCGTCGGTCATCGCCGACATCGAGGAGATGTTCGCCCGTCTCACCGCGTCGGGAGCGCGGGTGGCCACCGTGACCTTCCCCGACCTGGGGAAGGTGTCGCCACTCGCGCGCCGGGTGCTCCCCCGCATCCTCGACCTCAACGCCCGCCTGTGTGAGACCGCGGAGCGGCACGGCGTGACCGTCCTGGACGTCTTCGCCCACCCCGTCACCACCGATCCCCGTCTCTGGGCCGACGACCGGCTGCACGCGAGCCCGCTGGGTCACGCGCGCATCGCCTCCGGCATGGCCCACACGCTCGGTCTGCCGGGTCACGACACCTGGGCGGAAGCGCTGCCCCCGCGGCCTCGCGTCCCCGCCCTGCGGGCCGTCGGCGCCGAGGTGCGCTGGGCCGTGGACTTCCTCGGACCGTGGCTGTGGCGGCGACTGCGCGGACGTTCGTCGGGCGACGGCTGCTCGGCGAAGAGGCCGGAGCCGGGACCGGTGAAGCTCCAGGACGCGGCCTGA
- a CDS encoding trypsin-like serine peptidase, with protein MSPSPSRGARRTVSGLATVLLALAGPLAAPTSPAAAAAGTGQVSTVTYTAAELAAALSYWTPARMKQVGRTVDVGPTGPLSKTWTGKGIPSIGRLFFVNSKGQDTWCTASAVTSDNGSVIMTAAHCARLGSSPVNTYGDIVFVPGYAKGKAPYGRYAVKATMTPRTWVEDTVNDVAAMVVATPAKGKRLTDAVGAQSIAFDRPAGVRVTAFGYPATTPQRGEQLLYCAGTSQRAPEGEQRVPCDLGGGASGGPWLAGFNSYTGKGTVVSVNSHGERDGGTPMYGPTLDKTARAVYDAARRG; from the coding sequence ATGTCGCCCAGCCCGTCCCGAGGCGCGCGCCGCACCGTCTCCGGTCTCGCCACCGTCCTGCTGGCCCTGGCCGGCCCTCTGGCGGCCCCGACCTCACCCGCGGCGGCCGCCGCCGGAACCGGGCAGGTCAGTACGGTCACCTACACGGCGGCGGAGTTGGCCGCCGCCCTCTCGTACTGGACGCCCGCGCGCATGAAGCAGGTCGGCCGCACCGTCGACGTGGGACCGACCGGACCGCTCAGCAAGACCTGGACCGGCAAGGGCATCCCCAGCATCGGCCGGCTCTTCTTCGTCAACTCGAAGGGGCAGGACACCTGGTGCACGGCCAGCGCCGTCACCAGCGACAACGGCTCAGTGATCATGACTGCCGCTCACTGCGCGCGCCTCGGCTCCTCGCCCGTCAACACCTACGGCGACATCGTCTTCGTCCCCGGCTACGCCAAGGGCAAGGCGCCGTACGGCCGCTATGCCGTCAAGGCGACCATGACACCGCGCACCTGGGTCGAGGACACGGTCAACGACGTCGCGGCGATGGTCGTCGCCACCCCGGCCAAGGGGAAGCGGCTCACCGACGCGGTGGGAGCGCAGAGCATCGCCTTCGACCGTCCGGCCGGTGTGCGGGTCACCGCCTTCGGCTATCCGGCGACCACGCCCCAGCGGGGCGAGCAGCTGCTGTACTGCGCCGGTACCTCTCAGCGCGCCCCCGAAGGCGAGCAGCGCGTCCCGTGCGATCTCGGCGGCGGCGCGAGCGGCGGTCCCTGGCTCGCCGGCTTCAACTCCTACACCGGCAAGGGGACCGTGGTGTCGGTCAACAGCCACGGCGAGCGCGACGGCGGCACCCCGATGTACGGGCCGACGCTCGACAAGACCGCGCGAGCCGTCTACGACGCCGCCCGGCGCGGCTGA
- a CDS encoding sigma-70 family RNA polymerase sigma factor, translating into MESVAIDRFEASRGRLASLAYRLLGSAADAEDAVQDTFLRWQAADRKRVEVPEAWLTKVVTNLCLDRLRSAQARHERAAGDWLPEPLLEGDPMLGPADTFEQRESVSLAVLTLMERLSPVERAVYVLREAFSYPHAEIAGILDITESASQQHVHRARIRVAAERHRSGEADPAAARRVVEEFLVAATSGRTERLVALLTDDVTAVSDGAGLARRLLRYRTRERVASYVRAGFKPTPAKRRLAGGSPALHIALVNGSPAVLAVIDGRIVGAVAFEISDGKVASLRGIAAADRLARLNTAWRQHAPDAPVINAW; encoded by the coding sequence GTGGAGAGCGTCGCCATCGATCGGTTCGAGGCCAGCCGGGGCCGGCTGGCCTCGCTCGCGTACCGTCTGCTCGGCTCGGCCGCCGACGCCGAGGACGCCGTGCAGGACACGTTCCTGCGCTGGCAGGCCGCAGACCGCAAACGGGTCGAGGTGCCGGAAGCGTGGCTGACCAAGGTCGTCACCAATCTCTGCCTCGACCGGCTCCGCTCGGCGCAGGCGCGCCACGAGCGGGCGGCCGGAGACTGGCTGCCCGAGCCACTCCTCGAGGGCGACCCGATGCTGGGCCCGGCCGACACCTTCGAGCAGCGCGAATCGGTGTCCTTGGCCGTACTGACCCTCATGGAGCGCCTCTCACCAGTCGAGCGGGCCGTCTACGTCCTGCGTGAGGCCTTCTCCTACCCCCACGCCGAGATCGCCGGGATCCTCGACATCACCGAGTCCGCGAGCCAGCAGCATGTTCACCGGGCCCGGATTCGGGTCGCCGCCGAGCGCCACCGCAGCGGCGAGGCCGACCCCGCGGCCGCGCGCCGGGTCGTCGAGGAGTTCCTCGTCGCCGCCACATCCGGGCGCACCGAACGGCTGGTGGCTCTGCTGACCGACGACGTGACCGCGGTCTCGGACGGCGCCGGACTGGCCAGGCGGCTGCTGCGGTACAGGACGCGCGAGCGGGTCGCCTCCTACGTACGGGCCGGCTTCAAGCCCACCCCGGCGAAGCGGCGGCTGGCCGGCGGCTCGCCCGCGCTCCATATCGCGCTGGTCAACGGCTCCCCGGCCGTCCTCGCCGTGATCGACGGCCGGATCGTGGGCGCCGTGGCGTTCGAAATCAGTGACGGCAAGGTCGCGTCCCTGCGCGGCATCGCCGCCGCGGACCGCCTCGCGCGCCTCAACACGGCTTGGCGGCAGCACGCGCCCGACGCTCCGGTCATCAACGCATGGTGA